In Triticum aestivum cultivar Chinese Spring chromosome 5B, IWGSC CS RefSeq v2.1, whole genome shotgun sequence, the following proteins share a genomic window:
- the LOC123111669 gene encoding small polypeptide DEVIL 2-like, translated as MEQGKKKHAGRLQKVLREQKARVYIIRRCVVMLLCWSD; from the coding sequence ATGGAGCAGGGGAAGAAGAAGCACGCGGGGAGGCTGCAGAAGGTTCTGAGGGAGCAGAAGGCCAGGGTCTACATCATCCGCCGCTGCGTCGTCATGCTTCTCTGCTGGAGTGACTGA
- the LOC123111668 gene encoding small polypeptide DEVIL 4-like → MGSVRSQGKQGGRVSRALKEHRARLYIIRRCIVMLLCWHD, encoded by the coding sequence ATGGGGAGTGTGAGGAGCCAAGGCAAGCAAGGGGGGAGGGTGAGCAGAGCTCTGAAGGAGCACAGAGCCAGGCTCTACATCATCCGTAGGTGCATCGTCATGCTCCTTTGCTGGCATGACTGA
- the LOC123111670 gene encoding small polypeptide ROTUNDIFOLIA LIKE 2: MKIGGQGKLNRAFREKRARFYIFRRCVVMLLRWSD, translated from the coding sequence ATGAAGATTGGAGGCCAAGGGAAGCTCAACAGGGCTTTCAGGGAGAAGAGGGCTAGGTTCTACATCTTCCGCCGCTGCGTCGTCATGTTGCTCCGATGGAGCGACTGA
- the LOC123111667 gene encoding probable NAD(P)H dehydrogenase subunit CRR3, chloroplastic encodes MACHLVAACVPRLAVVASSASGDPVRRIRRRAPGSRSQKAPTAAPPQPSVAEVRRAIGAADDPSASGRDKQSGFMELLASTPIGQPESDAERRIREAAEWVVDNTEARAQEGQKSILVLCMKIFPLWLFLMLTALGVINLPFDIPGLDMDDLLM; translated from the exons ATGGCGTGCCACCTCGTCGCCGCCTGCGTCCCGCGCCTCGCCGTCGTGGCATCCTCCGCCTCCGGGGATCCCGTCCGCCGTATCCGGCGGCGCGCGCCGGGGTCGCGTTCCCAGAAGGCCCCCACGGCGGCTCCGCCCCAGCCGTCCGTCGCGGAGGTGCGGCGCGCCATCGGGGCCGCCGACGACCCGTCCGCCTCCGGGAGGGACAAGCAGTCCGGTTTCATGGAGCTCCTCGCCTCCACGCCGATCGGGCAGCCGGAGAGCGACGCAGAGCGCCGAATCCGTGAGGCCGCCGAGTGGGTGGTCGACAACACCGAGGCGCGCGCACAGGAAG GGCAAAAGTCTATCTTGGTGCTATGCATGAAGATCTTTCCTCTGTGGCTGTTCCTCATGCTTACTGCCCTTGGAGTTATAAATTTACCATTTGATATTCCCGGTCTGGATATGGATGATCTCCTAATGTAA